A genomic stretch from Thunnus maccoyii chromosome 19, fThuMac1.1, whole genome shotgun sequence includes:
- the LOC121885993 gene encoding annexin A1-like, with amino-acid sequence MSIFKKFFTNIIHDRDPDDKTVTVKGKPKPKYYGTVTPYPNFSASSDASVLQSAIESKGVDEDVIISVLVKRNNEQRQKIRVVYEASTGKKLDEDLKGALRSDLEDVSLALLMTPAQFDAFQLRKATKGLGTDEDVLVEILATRSNQEICEIKRVFKKEYKEELEDVIESETSGDFTKALLAMLKANKNESKEVDMALAQRDAETLFESGENTAGTNVSAFIDILTSHSGPQLSKTFEYYASVSDIKLPKALEMELKGDIEDCLIDIVKSAWNMPAFFAEKLHLAMKGYGTCEATLIRVLVSRSEVDLKKILDQYRAMYNTSVQEQILEETKGHYQQVLLGLCGPH; translated from the exons ATGTCCATCTTCAAGAAATTCTTCACAAATATCATCCATGACAGAGATCCTGATGATAAAACTGTCACA GTGAAGGGTAAGCCGAAACCTAAGTATTATGGAACAGTCACCCCGTACCCGAACTTCAGTGCCAGCAGTGATGCTTCGGTTCTTCAGAGCGCCATTGAAAGTAAAG GAGTGGACGAGGATGTGATAATTTCAGTCCTGGTGAAGAGAAACAACGAGCAGAGACAGAAGATAAGAGTAGTTTATGAAGCATCGACTGGGAAG AAGCTGGATGAAGATCTGAAGGGAGCTCTCAGGTCAGATTTAGAGGATGTCTCTCTGGCTCTGCTCATGACACCTGCTCAGTTTGATGCCTTCCAGCTCAGGAAAGCCACAAAG GGACTGGGCACAGATGAAGATGTCCTGGTGGAGATTCTGGCAACAAGATCAAACCAAGAGATCTGTGAGATCAAGAGGGTCTTCAAAAAAG agtACAAAGAAGAGCTGGAGGATGTTATTGAGAGCGAGACCAGCGGTGACTTCACTAAGGCCCTTCTGGCCATgctgaaagcaaacaaaaatgagAGCAAGGAAGTTGACATGGCTCTGGCCCAAAGGGATGCAGAG ACTCTGTTTGAATCAGGTGAGAATACCGCGGGAACCAACGTTTCTGCCTTCATCGACATCCTGACCTCACACAGCGGGCCACAGCTCTCTAAGA CATTCGAGTACTACGCCTCCGTCAGTGACATCAAATTACCCAAAGCCCTGGAAATGGAGCTGAAAGGAGACATTGAAGATTGTCTCATTGACATTG TGAAAAGTGCCTGGAACATGCCGGCTTTTTTTGCTGAGAAACTCCATCTGGCAATGAAG GGCTATGGCACATGTGAGGCGACGCTGATCAGGGTGCTGGTAAGCCGCTCTGAGGTCGACCTGAAGAAGATTTTGGATCAATACAGAGCCATGTATAACACAAGTGTACAGGAGCAGATACTG GAGGAGACTAAGGGTCATTATCAGCAAGTCCTGCTTGGATTGTGTGGACCGCACTGA
- the tmc2a gene encoding transmembrane channel-like protein 2-A, which produces MPRKSDAALVEEVGIDVDADISDSDDGATQRRGNRRQAAGRGGAKGRGRGKKPASEDEDDEDEEEAPRKGRRANNKKPTKKRGGDDDEDESEDEAPKRKRGGAANKKKKGGKAQDSEEEDSDVGKGKKGKKGGGKKGGKEEEDSKGKKGDAKGKDKGKDKDNDKDKKKKKKKDDSSSDSNSNSDEEEESMSEGEMARLMEEVEEKKKLIANIRNKPWRMKRRLVHLKEAQEFVDKFEGALGKGKGRKWYAYKVMMTKKWIKFQRDFENFRTSCIPWERKIKEVESHFGSSVASYFIFLRWMYGMNLVLFGFTFGLVVIPEVLMGLPYGSIPRKTVPRGEQDTAQDYSVLMDFNGYCKYSVLFYGYYNDQRTIGLLKFRLPLSYLMVGIGTFGYSLMVVIRTMAKNADVGGGDGEEGEFTFAWKMFTSWDYLIGNAETADNKYASITTSFKESIVDEQENQKDENIHLRRFLRVLANFMITCSLGGSGYLIYFVVKRSQEFANRNDLSWYEKNELEIIMSLLGLVCPPLFETIAELEDYHPRIALKWQLGRIFALFLGNLYTFLFALFDEVNTKLEEEESIKNASIWTMKEYYANYSRLVNDTEATPPPMDPADVIRGPCWETAVGIEFVKLTVSDIQVTYLTILIGDFARAVIVRFLNYCWCWDLEAGFPSYGEFDISGNVLGLVFNQGMIWMGAFYAPGLVGINVLRLLSSMYYQCWAVMATNVPHERVFKASKSNNFYMGLLLLILFLSLLPVVYTIMTLPPSFDCGPFSGKVKMFDVIMETIDLDLPAFMGTLFSYAANPGLIIPAVLLMVLAIYYLNSVSEAYKNSNMELKKKMQMARDEEKNRRNNTDSTNQVMKDLEDLLPNRSLIPPAPPPEPEKAPEKDAKPTKTKPGTAGKGVNLQKDVALASPNPNARGPVSRPPGPRGPGPMPGPGPGAGPGRGRGRGPPPR; this is translated from the exons ATGCCGAGAAAAAGTGATGCAGCTTTAGTGGAAGAAG TTGGGATAGATGTAGATGCGGATATAAGCGACAGTGATG ACGGCGCCACCCAGAGAAGAGGGAACAGGAGGCAGGCAGCTGGGAGAGGAGGTGCAAAGGGAAGAGGCCGTGGTAAAAAACCAGCCAGTGAGGAcgaggatgatgaagatgaggaggaggctCCCAGGAAAGGCAGGAGAGCAAACAACAAGAAGCCGACCAAGAAacgtggtggtgatgatgatgaggatgagagCGAGGATGAGGCCCCTAAGAGGAAGCGAGGAGGAGCGGccaataagaagaagaaaggaggcaAAGCCCAggacagtgaggaggaggacagtGATGTGgggaaaggaaagaagggaaagaagggaggagggaagaaaggagggaaagaggaggaggacagtaAGGGTAAGAAGGGGGATGCCAAAGGAAAGGACAAGGGGAAAGACAAGGACAATgacaaagacaagaagaagaagaagaaaaaggacgACAG TTCATCTGATTCCAACTCGAACTCTGACGAGGAAGAGGAGTCCATGTCAGAAGGAGAGATGGCCCGGctgatggaggaggtggaggagaagaagaaactgattGCTAATATCAGGAACAAGCCATGGAGGATGAAGCGGAGGCTCGTACACCTGAA GGAAGCTCAAGAATTTGTGGATAAGTTTGAAGGAGCTTTGGGCAAAGGAAAAGGCAGAAAGTGGTACGCCTACAAAGTGATGATGACAAAG AAATGGATCAAGTTCCAGAGGGATTTTGAGAATTTCAGAACATCCTGTATCCCATGGGAGAGGAAGATCAAAGAGGTGGAAA GTCATTTTGGGTCATCTGTGGCATCTTACTTTATCTTCCTGCGCTGGATGTACGGCATGAACCTTGTCCTTTTTGGATTCACTTTTGGACTGGTGGTCATCCCTGAG GTTCTGATGGGTCTTCCTTATGGATCCATCCCCAGGAAGACTGTACCTCGAGGAGAACAGGACACTGCTCAGGACTACTCTGTCCTCATGGACTTCAAC GGATACTGCAAATATTCAGTCCTGTTTTATGGATATTACAACGACCAGAGGACCATCGGCTTGCTGAAGTTTAGGCTGCCTCTGTCCTACCTTATGGTTGGGATCGGTACATTCGGCTACAGCCTGATGGTCGTGATCCGCAC AATGGCCAAGAACGCTGATGTTGGCGGTGGAGACGGAGAGGAAGGAGAGTTCACCTTCGCCTGGAAGATGTTCACCAGCTGGGATTACCTCATAGGCAACGCAGAGACTGCAGACAACAAGTACGCCTCCATCACCACCAGCTTCAag GAGTCAATTGTGGACGAGCAGGAGAACCAGAAAGATGAGAACATTCACCTGCGGAGGTTCCTCAGAGTCCTGGCTAATTTCATGATCACCTGCAGCCTCGGTGGCAGCGGATACCTCATCTACTTCGTGGTGAAGAGGTCTCAGGAGTTTGCCAACAGGAATGACCTCAGCTGGTACGAGAAGAACGAG TTGGAGATCATCATGTCTCTGCTGGGTCTGGTGTGTCCTCCTCTGTTTGAGACCATCGCTGAGCTGGAGGACTACCATCCTCGAATCGCCCTCAAGTGGCAGCTGGGACGCATCTTTGCCCTCTTTTTGGGAAACCTCTACACATTTCTTTTTGCCCTGTTTGATGAGGTCAACACCAAG CTGGAAGAAGAGGAGTCCATTAAAAATGCCTCCATCTGGACCATGAAGGAGTACTACGCCAACTACTCACGCCTTGTCAACGACACCGAGGCCACCCCGCCCCCCATGGACCctgctgatgtcatcagagGACCCTGCTGGGAGACTGCTGTTGGCATA GAGTTTGTGAAGCTGACAGTGTCGGACATCCAGGTGACCTACCTGACCATCCTGATTGGTGACTTTGCCAGAGCTGTCATCGTCCGCTTCCTCAACTACTGTTGGTGCTGGGACCTGGAGGCTGGATTT CCGTCATATGGAGAGTTTGACATCAGTGGTAATGTTCTGGGATTGGTCTTTAATCAAGGGATGATCTG GATGGGGGCGTTTTATGCTCCTGGGCTGGTTGGCATCAATGTGCTCCGCCTCCTCAGCTCCATGTACTATCAGTGTTGGGCGGTGATGGCAACCAACGTCCCCCATGAGAGAGTCTTCAAGGCCTCCAAGTCCAACAACTTCTACATGGGTCTGCTCCtactcatcctcttcctcagtcTGTTACCTGTCGTCTACACCATCATGACCCTGCCGCCCTCGTTTGACTGTGGACCCTTCAG TGGGAAGGTGAAGATGTTTGATGTGATCATGGAGACGATTGACCTGGACCTGCCGGCCTTCATGGGGACGCTCTTCAGCTATGCAGCCAACCCGGGCCTCATCATACCAGCTGTTCTGCTCATGGT ACTGGCCATCTACTACCTGAACTCGGTGTCTGAGGCCTACAAAAACTCCAACAtggagctgaagaagaagatgcagaTG GCTCGGGATGAAGAGAAGAACAGGAGGAACAACACGGACAGCACCAACCAGGTCATGAAAGACCTGGAGGACCTGCTGCCGAATCGCTCCCTCATCCCCCCTGCTCCTCCACCAGAGCCTG AAAAGGCACCAGAGAAGGATGCAAAGCCAACTAAGACGAAACCCGGGACAGCCGGTAAAGGTGTTAATTTGCAGAAAGATGTGGCTCTAGCATCACCCAACCCCAACGCTCGGGGGCCAGTGAGCCGGCCACCAGGGCCAAGAGGACCTGGACCAATGCCAGGTCCGGGTCCTGGTGCAGGACCGGGCCGAGGCCGTGGGAGAGGGCCTCCTCCAAGATAA